From Anabrus simplex isolate iqAnaSimp1 chromosome 11, ASM4041472v1, whole genome shotgun sequence, a single genomic window includes:
- the LOC136883492 gene encoding calcineurin B homologous protein 1, translated as MGNKSSLLLQEEEIAQIQEETGFTPNQIERLYSRFTSLDRGDCGTLSREDFLRIPELAINPLGDRIVHAFFGDDNDRVNFLQFMQVLAHFRPIKKGRNNKLNSREEKLKFAFKMYDLDNDDKISRDELLAILHMMVGANISEEQLTSIAERTILEADHNGDQMISFEEFCNALERTDVEQKMSIRFLN; from the coding sequence ATGGGAAATAAATCATCCTTGTTGCTACAAGAAGAAGAAATCGCCCAAATTCAGGAAGAGACGGGGTTTACACCGAACCAGATTGAGCGTTTATACAGTCGTTTCACGAGTTTAGACCGAGGTGATTGTGGAACTTTGAGTCGAGAAGACTTTTTACGTATTCCAGAACTTGCTATTAATCCTCTTGGTGATAGAATAGTACATGCATTCTTTGGAGATGACAATGATAGGGTAAATTTCTTGCAATTCATGCAAGTGCTAGCCCACTTTCGACCTATCAAGAAGGGGCGTAACAACAAATTGAATTCTAGGGAAGAGAAGTTGAAATTCGCTTTTAAGATGTACGATTTAGATAATGATGACAAGATTTCTCGGGATGAATTATTGGCTATTTTGCATATGATGGTGGGAGCTAACATCAGTGAAGAACAACTAACCAGCATTGCCGAGAGGACAATCCTAGAAGCCGATCATAACGGAGACCAGATGATTTCTTTTGAAGAGTTCTGTAATGCTTTGGAACGTACGGATGTGGAACAGAAAATGTCCATTCGCTTTCTTAACTGA